In Fibrobacter sp. UWB10, a single window of DNA contains:
- a CDS encoding phosphomannomutase, producing MENITQIWKKIQSPEFNPATDMNLVETVKQVALTSQEPAKVSFGTSGWRGEIGSEFTLRNLQVVGAAIVRLYKEATPELFEALGVKDFAELQKRGVVVGHDNRLLGHEFCEAVADQFAKAGVKVYYGGEMPTPEFSAAIEMLGAACSINMTPSHNPSHYNGIKFNPADGGPAGPEITNVITKLSNEMMATWKFEPVGKVDWEIIDSLKIYKEFLVKQGTIKFDLIKEFIKKGRLTLVCDHVHGSTRRRPAALLDNPECLITLRNEDDSLFGGIAPEPSSKNLEKVRKVLDESKSWFRLGAIFDPDGDRIRFYDGTREIDMNQFGAIAFHYMATWRKEQGCVAKSVATSNFVNIIAEKLGVPVMETPVGFKNFRPWLSRNAKQKALVAFEESDGISGLNNTLEKDAQFGLLIALEIMAKTGKNLGEYLDALYEEYGRFYPTRSGFEVDKSLVGEPLKAKVNAIADIAKPGAKVMVGNNEKTVKQLLTLDGVKVIFDDDSWMLVRPSGTEPKVRIYTECRNPDEKDPMFEAAKALFFKN from the coding sequence ATGGAAAACATTACCCAGATTTGGAAAAAGATTCAGTCCCCCGAATTCAACCCGGCTACCGATATGAACCTGGTTGAAACTGTCAAGCAGGTCGCCCTGACTTCTCAAGAGCCCGCCAAGGTGAGCTTTGGTACGTCTGGCTGGCGCGGCGAAATCGGTTCTGAATTTACGCTCCGCAACTTGCAGGTGGTGGGTGCCGCCATTGTGCGCCTCTATAAGGAAGCTACTCCTGAATTGTTCGAAGCTCTTGGCGTGAAGGACTTTGCCGAACTTCAGAAGCGCGGCGTGGTCGTGGGTCACGACAACCGCTTGCTCGGTCACGAATTCTGCGAAGCTGTGGCTGACCAGTTTGCCAAGGCCGGCGTGAAGGTCTACTACGGTGGCGAAATGCCGACTCCGGAATTCAGCGCCGCTATCGAAATGCTCGGTGCAGCCTGCTCGATTAACATGACTCCGAGCCACAACCCGAGCCACTACAACGGTATCAAGTTCAACCCGGCTGACGGCGGTCCTGCTGGTCCGGAAATCACGAACGTGATCACCAAACTCAGCAACGAAATGATGGCCACCTGGAAGTTTGAACCGGTGGGCAAGGTTGACTGGGAAATTATCGACTCCCTCAAGATTTACAAGGAATTCCTTGTGAAGCAGGGCACGATCAAGTTCGACTTGATCAAGGAATTTATCAAGAAGGGCCGCTTGACTCTCGTTTGCGACCACGTGCACGGTTCTACCCGCCGCCGTCCGGCTGCACTCCTCGACAATCCGGAATGCCTGATTACGCTCCGTAACGAAGATGATTCCCTGTTCGGCGGTATCGCTCCGGAACCGTCCAGCAAGAACCTCGAAAAGGTCCGCAAGGTCCTCGACGAAAGCAAGTCCTGGTTCCGCTTGGGCGCAATCTTTGACCCGGATGGCGACCGTATCCGTTTCTACGACGGTACTCGCGAAATCGATATGAACCAGTTCGGTGCTATCGCTTTCCACTACATGGCTACCTGGCGCAAGGAACAGGGCTGCGTGGCTAAGTCCGTTGCTACTTCTAACTTTGTGAACATCATTGCTGAAAAGCTCGGCGTGCCTGTGATGGAAACTCCGGTGGGCTTCAAGAACTTCCGCCCGTGGCTTTCCCGCAATGCCAAGCAGAAGGCTCTCGTCGCTTTCGAAGAATCCGACGGTATCTCTGGCTTGAACAACACGCTCGAAAAGGATGCCCAGTTCGGTCTCCTTATCGCTCTCGAAATTATGGCCAAGACGGGCAAGAACCTGGGTGAATACCTGGATGCCCTGTACGAAGAATACGGCCGTTTCTACCCGACCCGCTCTGGTTTCGAAGTGGACAAGTCCCTCGTGGGCGAACCGCTGAAGGCCAAGGTGAACGCTATCGCCGATATCGCCAAGCCGGGTGCTAAGGTCATGGTTGGCAACAACGAAAAGACCGTGAAGCAGCTCCTGACGCTCGACGGCGTGAAGGTGATCTTCGACGATGACTCCTGGATGCTGGTGCGTCCGTCTGGTACGGAACCGAAGGTCCGTATTTATACGGAATGCCGCAACCCGGATGAAAAGGACCCGATGTTCGAGGCTGCCAAGGCGCTGTTCTTCAAGAATTAA
- a CDS encoding FISUMP domain-containing protein, whose protein sequence is MKIFNIFALSILLALLAACGDESSSSVSPEPRQCEEQNDDCDDASSSSEKISKNSSSSQKSTDKGKSSSSEKNAKESSSSAATKNSSSSVDGDKSSSSVKKEESSSSVVKASSSSVTPKSSSSEEVKQSSSSVVASSSSIKSSSSVTPKSSSSEAYQHWFPLNGDLNDKYAKFTDPRDKREYYYIQIDGKDTAGEAASIKVMAENLNVGEMVRGFKDQKDDSKIERYCYDNDTTNCDRYGGLYQWAEMMQLPFECNSKSCADSIKPNHQGVCPEGWRLLTYNDFYIIVNSNGNTHGVEGVRSSFGFGGYNTTGYSLVGAGARVLVNEVGGFDSLNELTAWYYPTEITVKNIVYPNAGHTNSSDTHMYSRDIYNYTKLEGFSVRCVMVE, encoded by the coding sequence GTGAAGATTTTTAACATTTTTGCACTGTCCATTCTCCTAGCCCTGCTCGCAGCATGTGGCGATGAATCCTCTTCTTCCGTTTCGCCGGAACCCCGCCAGTGCGAGGAACAGAACGATGACTGCGACGACGCAAGTTCTAGCAGTGAAAAAATTTCCAAAAATTCTTCTAGCTCGCAAAAGAGCACCGATAAGGGCAAGTCTTCTTCTAGCGAGAAGAATGCGAAGGAATCTAGCTCCTCGGCAGCAACCAAGAATTCTTCTAGCTCCGTTGATGGCGACAAGAGCAGTTCTTCTGTCAAAAAAGAAGAATCTAGCAGCAGTGTTGTGAAAGCTTCATCTTCAAGCGTTACGCCGAAGTCGAGCAGCAGCGAAGAAGTTAAGCAGTCTTCTTCGAGTGTTGTTGCTTCGAGCAGTAGCATAAAGTCTTCCTCCAGCGTCACACCGAAGTCAAGTAGTAGCGAAGCTTATCAGCATTGGTTTCCTTTGAATGGTGATTTAAATGATAAGTATGCTAAGTTTACGGACCCTCGCGATAAACGTGAGTATTATTATATCCAGATCGACGGCAAGGATACGGCTGGCGAAGCCGCCTCTATCAAGGTGATGGCTGAAAATCTGAATGTTGGTGAGATGGTTCGGGGATTTAAAGATCAGAAAGATGATTCGAAAATAGAACGTTACTGCTACGATAATGATACAACCAATTGTGATCGTTATGGAGGCCTCTATCAGTGGGCTGAAATGATGCAGTTGCCGTTCGAATGCAATAGTAAGAGTTGTGCCGATTCGATAAAGCCCAATCATCAAGGTGTATGTCCTGAAGGTTGGCGCTTGCTGACATATAATGATTTCTACATCATTGTCAACAGTAACGGAAATACGCATGGCGTTGAGGGCGTACGTTCTTCCTTTGGCTTTGGTGGGTATAATACAACTGGTTACAGCCTTGTCGGTGCTGGGGCAAGAGTGTTGGTAAATGAGGTTGGTGGTTTTGATTCTCTTAATGAATTGACCGCTTGGTATTATCCGACAGAAATCACTGTAAAAAACATTGTGTATCCAAATGCAGGCCACACAAACTCTTCGGATACCCATATGTATAGTAGAGATATCTATAACTATACAAAGTTAGAAGGTTTCTCCGTTCGTTGTGTAATGGTTGAATAA
- a CDS encoding N-acetylmuramoyl-L-alanine amidase, translating into MRNLVWHILVCVALATSAWAANMVDAEQVAKQHKASFHWFPVQKTFILAGESDTLKFAIGLPYVNTHGKSVDLKHAPEIADGHILLDSLDVANLYKAGNTQTAAVAPASSSSLAKVSSSSVKVAAAPAAATAKTTPVATPKNETAGTREVKTIVIDPGHGGKDTGAQGKNSNEKDIVLAVGKLLKKELEKEGFKVKMTRDKDVFIELGERANLANQWDGDLFISLHCNAIDASPERKKQIKGYHVYVLRAPESEEDKAIARRENKVATLYGEKNAKEELSPLEWFKLEARLEKYKQNSYMFTEQMLKAFDDGKIKRQGGGVGGAGFMVLVGALMPAVLFEIGFISNPEEEAYMMTNKAQADIASRISKAVSNYKAAVHNYRETLGRQ; encoded by the coding sequence ATGAGAAACCTTGTTTGGCACATACTCGTTTGCGTGGCTCTCGCGACTAGCGCCTGGGCTGCCAACATGGTCGATGCCGAACAAGTCGCCAAGCAGCACAAGGCCAGCTTCCACTGGTTCCCCGTTCAAAAGACATTCATTCTCGCAGGCGAAAGCGACACGCTCAAGTTCGCCATCGGGCTCCCCTACGTAAATACCCACGGCAAGTCGGTAGACCTCAAGCATGCGCCCGAAATTGCAGACGGACACATTCTGCTCGATTCTCTCGACGTCGCAAACCTGTACAAGGCCGGCAACACGCAAACCGCCGCGGTCGCTCCTGCAAGCAGCAGCTCCCTCGCGAAAGTCTCATCGTCTTCCGTAAAAGTCGCCGCCGCGCCCGCAGCCGCCACAGCAAAGACAACACCAGTTGCCACCCCGAAAAATGAAACCGCAGGCACCCGCGAAGTCAAGACCATCGTGATCGACCCCGGCCACGGCGGCAAGGACACCGGCGCCCAGGGCAAGAATTCCAACGAAAAAGACATCGTACTCGCCGTCGGCAAGCTCTTAAAGAAGGAACTTGAAAAAGAAGGCTTCAAGGTCAAAATGACCCGCGACAAAGACGTGTTCATCGAGCTCGGCGAACGCGCGAACCTCGCCAACCAATGGGACGGCGACTTGTTCATTAGCCTGCACTGTAACGCCATCGACGCAAGCCCCGAGCGCAAAAAGCAAATCAAGGGCTACCATGTGTACGTGCTTCGCGCTCCCGAAAGCGAAGAAGACAAAGCCATTGCCCGCCGCGAAAACAAGGTGGCCACTCTCTACGGCGAAAAGAATGCCAAAGAAGAACTTTCTCCGCTCGAATGGTTCAAGCTTGAAGCCCGCTTGGAAAAGTACAAGCAGAACAGTTACATGTTCACCGAACAAATGCTCAAGGCCTTCGATGACGGCAAAATCAAGCGCCAAGGTGGCGGCGTCGGTGGTGCCGGATTCATGGTGCTCGTAGGCGCGTTAATGCCTGCAGTCCTCTTCGAAATCGGCTTTATCAGCAACCCTGAAGAAGAAGCCTACATGATGACCAACAAGGCCCAAGCAGACATTGCCTCCCGCATTTCAAAGGCAGTCAGCAATTACAAGGCCGCGGTCCACAACTACCGTGAAACACTCGGTCGCCAATAA
- the argC gene encoding N-acetyl-gamma-glutamyl-phosphate reductase — protein MFKVFVDGEAGTTGLQIYERLAKRNDIEVLRISPELRKDINERKRLINESDVTFLCLPDAAAVESAALCENPNTRVIDASTAHRVNPDWTYGMPELSAAQREAIAKSKRIANPGCHASGFILGVHPLVAAGILPKSANLAAYSITGYSGGGKKLIAEYEEAAAMEHKTGESKAIMAPAPYALALAHKHLPEMKKYCELENTPFFNPVLGPYYKGMAVTVAIFANELTKKVGPEGLTEILAKHYEGSRFVKVMPYEAAPVLFNGRLDATVCNDTNNARIQVFGNETVMQVTTIIDNLGKGASGAAIQNMNIALGLDEGISL, from the coding sequence ATGTTCAAAGTTTTCGTAGATGGTGAAGCAGGTACCACAGGCCTGCAGATTTATGAGAGACTCGCAAAGCGTAACGACATCGAAGTGTTGCGCATTTCTCCCGAACTCCGCAAAGACATTAACGAACGCAAGCGACTCATCAACGAGTCCGACGTAACGTTCCTGTGCCTGCCCGATGCTGCGGCTGTCGAAAGTGCAGCCCTCTGCGAAAATCCGAACACCCGCGTGATTGATGCATCGACCGCACACCGTGTAAACCCCGACTGGACCTACGGGATGCCGGAACTTTCGGCCGCCCAGCGCGAAGCCATTGCCAAGAGCAAGCGCATTGCCAACCCCGGTTGCCACGCTTCGGGCTTTATTCTCGGTGTACATCCGCTGGTTGCCGCAGGCATTTTGCCGAAGAGCGCAAACCTCGCCGCCTACAGTATTACCGGTTATTCCGGCGGTGGCAAGAAGCTGATTGCCGAATACGAAGAAGCCGCAGCCATGGAACACAAGACCGGCGAATCGAAGGCAATCATGGCGCCCGCCCCGTACGCGCTTGCGCTTGCACACAAGCACCTCCCCGAAATGAAGAAGTACTGCGAACTTGAAAACACGCCGTTCTTCAACCCGGTGCTTGGCCCTTATTACAAGGGCATGGCAGTCACCGTCGCCATCTTTGCAAATGAACTCACCAAGAAGGTCGGTCCCGAAGGCCTCACCGAAATTTTGGCAAAGCATTACGAAGGTTCTCGCTTTGTGAAGGTCATGCCCTATGAAGCAGCCCCTGTGCTGTTCAACGGCCGCCTTGACGCTACCGTCTGCAACGATACGAACAACGCCCGCATCCAGGTGTTCGGCAACGAAACCGTGATGCAGGTGACGACTATTATCGACAACCTCGGCAAGGGCGCAAGCGGTGCCGCAATTCAGAACATGAATATCGCGCTCGGCCTCGACGAAGGAATTAGCCTTTAA
- the obgE gene encoding GTPase ObgE, whose product MFLDEKSIEVRSGKGGDGICSFHREKFVPLGGPDGGDGGRGGHVILQVNEQFSTLLDMGNARLYKAQSGQPGGAKRCTGRSAEDLIVDVPRGTIVKDAEGRILADLTEPGQKWIAARGGKGGMGNQHFATPANQAPRKCTPGEKGEKRELFLELKLMADVGLVGFPNAGKSSLVNKISSGRPKVGDYPFTTLEPVLGIVQLNGHSFVVADIPGLLEGASEGKGLGHQFLKHIERTHTLLFVIDGFAENAYEQFSVLKDELKAFHPKLAKKPYVIALNKSDLGIDEAIKQFKAHKESVIVTSAVTGDGCKELTLALDEAVPHVQKKKVGWESKSVIAAKTSDSKSSAKKSGTKSAAKKTTASKSTGTKSGWSKKKA is encoded by the coding sequence ATGTTCCTAGATGAAAAATCAATTGAAGTTCGCTCCGGTAAGGGCGGCGATGGCATTTGCAGTTTCCACCGTGAAAAGTTCGTACCCCTCGGCGGCCCCGATGGCGGTGACGGCGGTCGCGGCGGCCATGTGATTCTGCAGGTGAACGAACAGTTCTCTACCCTGCTCGACATGGGTAACGCTCGCCTCTATAAGGCTCAAAGCGGACAGCCCGGCGGCGCCAAGCGCTGCACCGGTCGTTCTGCTGAAGACCTGATCGTAGACGTTCCGCGCGGAACCATCGTGAAGGATGCCGAAGGTCGCATCTTGGCAGACCTTACCGAACCCGGCCAAAAGTGGATTGCGGCTCGCGGCGGCAAGGGTGGCATGGGCAACCAGCATTTTGCAACGCCTGCCAACCAGGCTCCGCGCAAATGCACACCTGGCGAAAAGGGCGAAAAGCGCGAACTTTTCTTGGAACTGAAGCTCATGGCAGACGTGGGCCTCGTCGGATTCCCGAACGCAGGCAAGTCTAGCCTTGTGAACAAGATTTCGAGCGGTCGCCCGAAAGTCGGCGACTACCCGTTTACCACTCTCGAACCGGTGCTCGGCATTGTGCAACTGAACGGCCACAGCTTTGTGGTTGCAGATATTCCTGGTTTGCTCGAAGGCGCCAGCGAAGGCAAGGGCCTCGGCCACCAATTCTTAAAGCACATCGAACGTACGCACACGCTCTTGTTCGTGATTGACGGCTTTGCCGAAAACGCCTACGAACAGTTCTCCGTTCTTAAGGACGAACTCAAGGCTTTCCACCCAAAGCTCGCGAAGAAGCCTTACGTGATTGCTTTGAACAAGAGCGACCTCGGCATCGACGAAGCCATCAAGCAGTTCAAGGCACACAAGGAAAGCGTCATTGTGACCTCTGCCGTAACTGGCGACGGTTGCAAGGAACTCACCCTGGCTCTGGACGAAGCGGTGCCCCACGTGCAAAAGAAGAAAGTCGGCTGGGAAAGCAAGAGCGTTATCGCCGCCAAGACAAGCGACAGCAAGAGCTCCGCAAAGAAAAGCGGCACTAAATCCGCAGCCAAAAAGACGACAGCTTCCAAAAGCACCGGAACAAAATCTGGCTGGAGCAAGAAGAAGGCTTAA
- a CDS encoding YchJ family protein — protein MAKDLCPCGSGKEYCECCEPIIKQKTLAASPEALMRSRYTAYVKQEIGWLKESLEATQRSDFDEPSVTAWSKDSEWLGIEIKQTKTEEEKNIGWVEFVARFKQGNITRNHHELGEFHKVGGAWFFYDGRAVKQETVRHEGPVVGRNDPCPCGSGKKYKKCCGANK, from the coding sequence ATGGCTAAAGATTTATGCCCCTGCGGTTCCGGTAAGGAATACTGCGAATGTTGCGAACCGATTATCAAGCAGAAGACCCTCGCTGCAAGTCCCGAAGCATTGATGCGTTCCCGCTATACTGCCTACGTAAAGCAGGAAATTGGCTGGCTCAAGGAATCCCTCGAAGCTACCCAGCGTAGCGACTTCGACGAACCGAGCGTGACCGCCTGGAGCAAGGATTCCGAATGGCTCGGCATCGAAATCAAGCAGACCAAGACCGAAGAAGAAAAGAACATCGGTTGGGTCGAATTCGTCGCTCGTTTCAAGCAGGGCAACATCACCCGTAACCACCACGAACTCGGCGAATTCCACAAGGTGGGCGGCGCATGGTTCTTCTACGACGGTCGTGCTGTGAAGCAGGAAACTGTCCGTCACGAAGGTCCGGTCGTTGGCCGTAACGATCCGTGCCCGTGCGGTTCCGGCAAGAAGTACAAGAAGTGCTGCGGCGCTAATAAGTAG
- a CDS encoding YebC/PmpR family DNA-binding transcriptional regulator: MSGHSKWATTKRKKAKTDVARAKAWNKLIKEISIAAKLGGGNPDANPRLRAAILKSKSQSLPTKNIESAIAKGTGANSGTEMTEPLYEGRGPGGIAIMVQCLTDNKVRTVAEIRNIFNKNNGAMGESGSVSWAFTYKGVIIVDAEKYPEDKVMDLVLEAGAEDMSTEDGVHEISTSPEAFDAVSKALEAAGIEMMSAEITYVANDPVKLGHDDAQKLLKLIDKFEDHDDVQDVYHNAEIDEADMDAE; the protein is encoded by the coding sequence ATGTCCGGTCACTCCAAATGGGCCACCACCAAACGCAAGAAGGCCAAGACTGACGTTGCTCGCGCCAAGGCTTGGAACAAGCTGATTAAGGAAATCTCCATTGCTGCTAAGCTCGGCGGCGGAAACCCCGACGCAAACCCGCGTCTGCGTGCCGCTATTCTTAAGTCCAAGAGCCAGAGCTTGCCGACCAAGAACATCGAAAGCGCCATTGCCAAGGGTACGGGTGCCAACTCCGGTACCGAAATGACGGAACCGTTGTACGAAGGACGCGGCCCGGGTGGCATTGCCATCATGGTGCAGTGCCTGACCGACAACAAGGTTCGTACCGTTGCCGAAATCCGCAACATCTTTAACAAGAACAACGGCGCCATGGGCGAATCCGGTTCCGTTTCTTGGGCTTTCACCTACAAGGGTGTGATCATCGTTGACGCTGAAAAGTATCCGGAAGACAAGGTCATGGACCTCGTTCTCGAAGCCGGTGCCGAAGACATGTCCACCGAAGACGGCGTGCATGAAATCTCCACCTCTCCGGAAGCTTTCGACGCTGTGTCCAAGGCTCTCGAAGCTGCCGGTATCGAAATGATGAGCGCAGAAATCACCTACGTCGCTAACGACCCGGTGAAGCTCGGTCACGACGATGCTCAGAAGCTCCTCAAGCTCATCGACAAGTTCGAAGATCACGACGACGTTCAGGACGTTTATCACAACGCCGAAATCGACGAAGCCGATATGGACGCGGAATAA
- a CDS encoding methyltransferase, translating to MLTQNLPDFWDNLYAEGKDYWNLKKVTPALTEFFKHPSCPATGSVLVPGAGFGYDAEAWALRGHDVLAVDFAPSAVDELDHLSRKHKNLRSLDLDLFSLSPKDDKRGGQLFDIVYDYCCFTAIHPGRRDEFFEVCYKMMKDDGLLILFLYPLMNGKTLQGPPHATSEGELMARLGGVFDVVERIKPTNSIAGREGKEEIWLLKKCL from the coding sequence ATGTTAACGCAGAACCTCCCGGATTTCTGGGATAATCTCTATGCCGAAGGCAAGGACTACTGGAATCTCAAGAAGGTGACGCCCGCTCTGACGGAATTTTTCAAGCACCCCTCTTGTCCCGCTACAGGTTCCGTTCTGGTTCCCGGCGCAGGCTTTGGCTACGACGCCGAAGCATGGGCTTTGCGCGGTCACGACGTGCTGGCAGTCGACTTTGCCCCCTCTGCCGTCGATGAACTTGACCACTTGAGCCGCAAGCACAAGAACCTGCGTTCTTTGGATCTTGACCTGTTCTCGCTTTCTCCCAAGGACGACAAGCGTGGCGGCCAGCTTTTTGATATCGTTTACGATTACTGCTGCTTTACGGCTATCCACCCGGGTCGCCGCGACGAATTCTTCGAAGTCTGCTACAAGATGATGAAGGACGACGGCCTGTTGATTCTGTTCTTGTACCCGCTCATGAACGGCAAGACCCTGCAGGGCCCGCCGCATGCCACCAGCGAAGGCGAACTCATGGCCCGTCTCGGCGGCGTATTCGATGTAGTCGAACGCATCAAGCCCACAAACAGCATCGCCGGTCGCGAAGGCAAGGAAGAAATCTGGCTCCTTAAAAAGTGCCTGTAA
- the smpB gene encoding SsrA-binding protein SmpB yields the protein MAKKEQSTPVIVNRKANHLYFVDETFEVGIMLIGSEVKSIRDGKCTLGEAWIDIDETKNEIWLVGAHIDEYLFANRFNHFPARRRKLLAHVHEIAKMRKAKEQKGCTLIPLKLYFKNRRAKLEMGICRGKDQRDKRQDIINRDAKLEMARAAKAHR from the coding sequence ATGGCGAAAAAAGAACAGAGTACGCCGGTCATCGTAAACCGCAAGGCAAACCACCTCTACTTCGTAGACGAAACCTTCGAAGTAGGTATCATGCTGATCGGTTCGGAAGTTAAATCTATCCGCGATGGCAAGTGCACTTTGGGCGAAGCGTGGATTGACATCGACGAAACCAAGAACGAAATCTGGCTCGTGGGTGCCCACATCGACGAATACCTTTTCGCCAACCGTTTCAATCATTTTCCGGCAAGGCGCCGCAAGCTCTTGGCCCATGTGCACGAAATTGCCAAGATGCGCAAGGCCAAGGAGCAAAAGGGTTGCACGCTCATTCCCTTGAAGCTCTACTTCAAGAATCGCCGCGCTAAGCTCGAAATGGGAATCTGCCGCGGTAAGGATCAGCGCGACAAGCGCCAGGATATCATCAACCGCGATGCAAAACTCGAAATGGCCCGTGCGGCAAAGGCTCACCGCTAA
- the rlmN gene encoding 23S rRNA (adenine(2503)-C(2))-methyltransferase RlmN, with product MEWPKNIKTLTEDELKAWLRDQDEKPFRASQIQKWLFCQQVKSYDEMGNISPALREKLANQFSLRALTEEQRMESVDGTVKWLFKTHDGHHIETVMIPANGRFSVCVSTQVGCAMNCAFCRTAKMGFTRNLEAGEILEEIINVNWYLKEAGFLNEEGKTAQVTNIIFMGMGEPLNNLENVHRVCCTLHNQSLFNMGSKRMTVSTSGVVPKIKELVDRNTPCCLAVSLNSTNNEYRSSVMPVNKTWPIEKLLEAVDEYIRRTDNYVTFEFVLIQDITCTPKAAKELIRICAPRRVKVNAIVLNDGDDPTLHAPTPEQVEDFLAMVRAAEIQITIRNPRGRDILAACGQLAYKKEGK from the coding sequence ATGGAATGGCCAAAGAACATAAAGACACTGACCGAGGACGAGCTCAAGGCTTGGCTCCGCGACCAGGATGAAAAGCCGTTCCGGGCTAGCCAAATTCAAAAATGGCTATTTTGCCAACAGGTCAAAAGCTACGACGAAATGGGGAACATCTCCCCCGCCCTCCGCGAAAAACTGGCAAATCAGTTCAGCCTTCGTGCCCTGACCGAAGAACAGCGCATGGAGTCGGTCGACGGCACCGTCAAGTGGCTTTTCAAGACCCACGACGGCCACCACATTGAAACCGTGATGATCCCCGCAAACGGGCGTTTTTCCGTGTGCGTTTCGACCCAGGTGGGTTGCGCCATGAACTGCGCCTTCTGCCGCACCGCCAAAATGGGCTTTACCAGGAATCTGGAAGCGGGCGAAATCCTGGAAGAAATCATCAACGTGAACTGGTACCTGAAAGAAGCCGGTTTCTTGAACGAAGAAGGCAAAACGGCCCAGGTCACCAACATCATCTTCATGGGCATGGGCGAACCCCTGAACAACCTGGAAAACGTGCACCGCGTCTGCTGTACCCTGCATAACCAGAGTCTGTTCAACATGGGTTCCAAGCGCATGACCGTAAGCACGAGCGGTGTGGTCCCCAAGATCAAGGAACTGGTTGACCGCAATACCCCCTGTTGCCTTGCCGTTAGCCTGAACAGCACCAATAACGAATACCGTTCGTCCGTGATGCCGGTAAACAAGACCTGGCCCATCGAAAAACTTTTGGAAGCGGTTGACGAATACATTCGTAGAACCGACAATTATGTAACGTTTGAATTTGTCCTGATTCAGGACATCACCTGCACCCCGAAGGCGGCCAAGGAGCTTATTCGCATTTGCGCCCCCCGCCGCGTGAAGGTAAACGCCATCGTCCTAAACGACGGCGACGACCCCACACTGCACGCCCCCACGCCGGAACAGGTAGAAGACTTTTTGGCTATGGTTAGGGCAGCCGAAATTCAAATCACGATCCGCAACCCGCGCGGCCGCGACATTCTCGCCGCCTGCGGGCAGCTTGCGTACAAAAAGGAAGGTAAATAA
- a CDS encoding Rpn family recombination-promoting nuclease/putative transposase has translation MTEKKNNARRAHDPFFRWLFADFKRLRQLLGFAGKVDREVGEFLSSVNLGTLERIPDSYSEVDETGDADLAFRVNVLTGAPVLVGIMVEHKSGRDPDTINQIARYVRSVMKIHQENRVFDGLPTMAIIFYNGRENWNPLKNLEDGYPEFFHGRVLPFACSFVNMADIPDSDCLACEDVATGMGITAMKYAFDKDNLRSKLLQFKESFQKLPADVGLTLLSKINVYLREYVDEDYLKELEMAFKSVGQKYGFVSAGDVFRKRLADAHAETQEAKDKLAQNKADTEAVLREEGLSDEMIAKIQSKLEALQQSRLAK, from the coding sequence ATGACTGAAAAGAAAAATAATGCACGCCGTGCACATGATCCCTTTTTCCGGTGGCTTTTTGCCGATTTCAAGCGCCTTAGGCAGTTGCTTGGGTTTGCAGGCAAGGTGGATCGCGAAGTGGGCGAGTTCCTGTCTTCCGTGAATCTCGGCACATTGGAACGTATTCCTGATTCGTATTCCGAAGTTGATGAAACCGGTGATGCGGATTTAGCCTTCCGCGTCAACGTGTTGACGGGCGCACCCGTGCTCGTGGGCATCATGGTGGAACACAAATCGGGACGTGACCCCGACACTATCAACCAGATTGCCCGCTATGTGCGTTCCGTGATGAAAATTCATCAGGAAAATCGTGTGTTTGACGGACTCCCGACTATGGCGATTATCTTTTACAATGGGCGTGAAAATTGGAATCCGCTGAAAAACCTTGAAGATGGGTACCCGGAATTTTTCCACGGTCGCGTGCTTCCGTTTGCATGCTCGTTCGTGAACATGGCCGACATTCCCGACAGTGATTGTCTCGCTTGTGAAGACGTTGCGACGGGCATGGGAATTACCGCAATGAAGTATGCTTTTGACAAGGACAATCTTCGTTCGAAGTTGTTGCAGTTTAAGGAATCGTTCCAGAAATTGCCTGCGGATGTAGGATTGACCCTTTTGAGCAAAATTAATGTATATTTAAGGGAGTACGTCGACGAGGACTATCTGAAGGAGTTGGAAATGGCTTTCAAGAGTGTAGGACAGAAATACGGCTTTGTGAGTGCCGGTGACGTGTTCCGCAAGCGCCTTGCGGATGCTCATGCTGAAACTCAAGAAGCTAAAGACAAACTTGCGCAAAATAAAGCTGACACCGAGGCCGTTCTTCGTGAAGAAGGGCTTTCCGACGAAATGATTGCGAAAATTCAATCAAAGCTCGAAGCACTTCAGCAAAGTCGTCTTGCAAAATAG